TatcagatttttaatattttcaagacATTTATGACGGAGAAGAATAAGCAGAGAACGCAAGTTCATGGAgataatgttgaaaaattgttcgaaaaaatacCGAGAAGACTTTTTCCAACGGAGTATGGAGGGGAAGCGGGTTCCATTGCGAGTATAATTGAATATTGGgaacgaaaaattgatgaatacaCGGATTATTTCATTGAAGAAGAGACTGAAGGTTATGGAACGGATGAGAAAAAACGACCGGGAAAGCCGAAAAATGCTGAAACTCTCTTTGGTTTGGAAGGATCTTTTAGACAACTtgcttttgattaaattaaataaattattttttttttaatttaagcaattaaaatttgattttttcaattttgcgcTCTTTTCTTTccaattttgtcgaaaaagtcaggaaataataaattaataatataaaataatttgaataattattttttaattaaatatttttaaatttaattaattattttataatttaattatattttttttattatataattaattaaattcaaaattaattttaaaaaattattaataaaatattataaaaaaaattaataaaataatcaataaaaataattagtaagaattgaaataattttttgaaattttcaaaaattcatttcattgaaaaaatattttaatttaaaatttttaattttaattaaaattattttttgtttcaaaaactctttaagtatttattgaaatttgtaaaaaaaaggattagTAACGCAACCTAatgaagtcaaaattaaaaaaaatctttttggcaaattatgaataattttttaaaattttaagctcaaatttacataaaatttctttatttttaaattaatttatttttttgatttttaaattaaatttagtaaggccaataattaaaatttctctttaaaaaaatcctgatgcgacaaaaaaattaaaataaataaattcaaactaaatatttcccaaaaaaattcacaatttactTCCCACACAAGCGTCACGTGGTTCCAAAGTTACTTCCTTCCGTTCTTCCGTCGATATGAATCGCTTATCTTCCAATTTTGTCTTCTTCCATCCGGCACAAAAGCTCGTTTGCGCAAAAGCTCTTTTGAAATTTCCATTCATGAGTCCATAAATGACGGGATTAACGGCAGCATTTACAAACATCAGATAATGCGAAATGTAccacaaaaactgaaaataccCATTGGCTTGATTAATTGTCGCATGTTGCAACTTGAATTGAcgccaaaaaatcaaaagcgtGAACGGAACTCGCAAAAATACAAATGTCactaaaagtataaaaagcaCTTTGGTTATTTTCTTCTTGTGCAAAACGGAAATTGGATTCTCTCGTTTCAGCAACTGCTTCTCGTAATGacttaatttaagaaaaatcgcCACATAAGACGTTATCATGACAATCAGAGGTATCCAAACGAGCGTCGCGATAATGATATGCCAATAAATGCTCAAAACCGCCACATTTTCCGCACAAAATTTCTccgtaaaatttttccattggcGCACGACGAAATTCCGATAGACAATTAATGGTAGTGCGAGTCCCGAACCAGTTATCCAACTAATTACGACGAAAATTTTCGTTGATTTCACCGTCATTCGAGTGTTTGCCACTAACGGGACTACAATTGCTGACAATCGATCGTAACTGATGCCGCACAAATTCAAGACACTCGTGATCAAAAAAGCTCCTTGCAAAAATCCTTCCGTGCGACATCCAACAGTTCCAAGCTGATAATTTTGATACGTGTCGTTCAGGATGAACATCAGAGGACAAATCACGAGTGTCAGCAGATCAGCAGTTGCCATATtcgcaattaaaatatttgttggcGACGTCCGCATCGatcgatgatgaaaaatgatgaaaagtaAGGCGGAATTTGCGATTATTCCGAAAATTACGACCGGAAATAGCGTTAAAACTTTCACAGATATCTCGGAAGCTGAGTTTCGGATCCAAATAACGTTCGGAAAGTCCCAATGACTCGAGTTAAAGTCACAATTGGGTCTCTCGAGAGTGTCTAAAAGCAGATTTTCGcagaaattttgcatttttcgtgGAAATCCAAGCAATAACTGACTGAATATTGACTTAACTTCCCATTTTATTAGCTCACACGGTGAAAAAGTTAATCTAATTTAAGTGAATTTCCATTAGAAGATAAGATAAGAGGGAAAAATGtggtgaaaaataattattatttgttcacAATACTCAAATACGTTTCTGTGCGCAGAAAATAAATCCTCTTCTTATTcacatttgtgaaaaattccgATATAAATTTCGTTCTTGTTTGCGGCACGTAAATCCATTGTGGGAAAACCTCTTCGTCAAACCTGAATTTGTTCATGTGAtaagttttctttttgattGGACACCGCATTGGGACGtcagaatatttttgataagctTCCAGGAACATTTTGTAGAACCAGTCACTGcggtttttctttgaaaaaagttgGCAACAGTCGACAGTGCGGTTGAAAATTACTGGACCAGAGGTTTTGTTGTCTTTTAAAACCATTAATTGAGCTGtggtctgaaaaaaaaaatttatcaaaaaatttttgaaaaaaaaattaaattttaccgaAACGTTGTAAATATCCTCGTAAACATTCAAAACAGCACTTAATGCTCCATCAACGAGagaaaaatcgcattttaaaatgtttgttgttgcttttgaaGTGACGGAATCCATTACAATTAGTCTTTTGGCGAAGATTTGTCTggaaaatagaattaaaaataaaattaaatattttaacattttttacgttttttgatTGAACTATTTTGAACAGActaaaagacaaaataaaactttttttaaatttaaagtcacTTTATTTGTGTcagatggattttttttaataaaaaggagGAAATGATTGCAATttcctttaataaaaaatgatgaatttaatagagttgataaaaagtttttgctatttttaggtcaaaaataatttttatggtcGATATAGGtgcagagaaaattttttaatttgaagaaattttaataatattgaactgaaaattttttactccaataattttttgtcctgGAATGTATTCTCATACGTTTTTAGGCCttaaattggtaaaaattgatttgcaaaaaaaaatcttttaattctacgaaaattttttactttatatttttatctaaaatatcaacaaaaattaactttaaaatgtgTCAGAATTGttaggaaaattaatttttaataattctttaaacaaaatataaaaattttaaataaaataattttattacaataattaattaaataattaaaaaaattataaatattaaattgaaaatattttaataaattttattttttttaaatattaaaataaaataaaaatttattttaaattaaataaaatataattgcttaattaatttgcttttctttaagatttttcattgaataaatacgaaaaaaaaatcatgactcattaaatttttcacaaaaatgctCTCCCATTAATTTTCTCGGTAATATCAATAACCTCACGTGTTTACTCAGACAGATCCAATTAACCCATTGTTaacattcattttaatttttatttattttgcacttCCGTTATTATTTGTTAACTTGTGTAAACATATCCGGctgtttttttatcataaaaaaattgtaaaaaaaaagttgaatcaacaaatttatctttcttgtttttgtgtttttatcgTAATATGACTTGTTATTGTGCAACTTTCCCTTCAAATTTAGGGTTTAGATAAGATTTCTCTGATTAAAATGCACCAAAAGTGTGAACTTGAgatgtttttgtgaaaattgccTTGAACATAACTTTGAGGgactaaaatttatgattttcaaacaGTCTCAAGATGAAAGATAAggttttcatgatttttttttgtataaaaagtgAGACTTTTTCTGAGAAAATCATTCAGTCATCGTTTGTTCTCATAAagaataacagaaaaaaaattaaaataatttgtgaaaaatgaaaagttttttaattttggtattttttgtgGCTCCTGCCATTTTCTGCCAAGATGTCATAGATAACAATGTTGAGGATTCGACGGACACCGa
The sequence above is drawn from the Culicoides brevitarsis isolate CSIRO-B50_1 chromosome 1, AGI_CSIRO_Cbre_v1, whole genome shotgun sequence genome and encodes:
- the LOC134837359 gene encoding neuropeptide FF receptor 2, coding for MQNFCENLLLDTLERPNCDFNSSHWDFPNVIWIRNSASEISVKVLTLFPVVIFGIIANSALLFIIFHHRSMRTSPTNILIANMATADLLTLVICPLMFILNDTYQNYQLGTVGCRTEGFLQGAFLITSVLNLCGISYDRLSAIVVPLVANTRMTVKSTKIFVVISWITGSGLALPLIVYRNFVVRQWKNFTEKFCAENVAVLSIYWHIIIATLVWIPLIVMITSYVAIFLKLSHYEKQLLKRENPISVLHKKKITKVLFILLVTFVFLRVPFTLLIFWRQFKLQHATINQANGYFQFLWYISHYLMFVNAAVNPVIYGLMNGNFKRAFAQTSFCAGWKKTKLEDKRFISTEERKEVTLEPRDACVGSKL